One Fusarium falciforme chromosome 1, complete sequence genomic window carries:
- a CDS encoding Elongin-C — MDFPEPSKYITLVSGDGFEFVVLRKAALVSPIIKGMLDVRSQFAEAQDARCVFQEMSAMVLDKVVEYFHYWYRYRDSEDVPDMDIPVELCLELLAAADYLGLDQANMSLK, encoded by the exons ATGGACTTTCCAGAGCCCAGCAAGTACATCACCCTCGTctctggtgatggcttcgagTTTGTCGTCCTGCGCAAGGCCGCCCTCGTCAGCCCCATCATCAAAGGCATGCTCGACGTGAGGAGTCAGTTCGCCGAGGCTCAAGATGCCCGGTGCGTCTTCCAGGAGATGAG CGCCATGGTATTGGACAAGGTCGTCGAGTACTTTCACTACTGGTACCGTTACCGCGACAGCGAGGATGTTCCCGACATGGACATCCCGGTCGAGCTCTGCCTTGAGCTGTTGGCCGCAGCAGATTATCTGGGCCTGGACCA GGCAAACATGAGCTTGAAGTGA